From a region of the Hymenobacter jejuensis genome:
- a CDS encoding MFS transporter, with protein sequence MATSVAAPTDTRPKPRLSFWQIWNMSFGFLGIQFGFALQNANVSRIFETLGAKPDELAFFWLAAPLTGLLVQPIIGYLSDRTWSPRFGRRRPFFTVGAILASLALLLMPNASALWMAVGTLWLMDSSINISMEPFRALVGDLLPDEQRTMGFAAQTFFIGVGAVVASMLPYIFTNYLNVPNTAGPGEIPPSVRYAFYMGGAAFFGAVLWTVLRTREYPPEDLAAFEEEKRRTAGFVNGLRESFMGIFQMPQTMRQLAVVQFFSWLALFSLWIYTTQAVTAHVYHTSDTTSKLYNEGADWVGVCFAVYNGVSAVFALLLPFIARATSRRFTHMLCLIAGGLGLISIYLIQNPNFLLLSMVGVGIAWASILSVPYAMLAGSLPANKMGYYMGVFNFFIVIPQVVAGLILGWVTKHLFHDQSVYTLVFGGCSMILSGLLTLRVSDEGDARLPIGPPPLPEPGYDAPLQTDPRL encoded by the coding sequence ATGGCAACCAGTGTAGCGGCTCCTACTGATACCCGCCCCAAACCCCGCCTGAGTTTCTGGCAAATCTGGAACATGAGCTTCGGCTTCCTGGGCATCCAGTTCGGCTTTGCCCTGCAAAATGCCAACGTGAGCCGCATCTTCGAAACGTTGGGCGCCAAGCCCGATGAACTGGCGTTCTTTTGGCTCGCGGCTCCGCTCACGGGTTTGCTGGTACAACCTATCATTGGCTACCTTTCTGACCGCACCTGGAGCCCGCGGTTCGGACGGCGGCGTCCCTTCTTTACGGTTGGTGCCATTCTGGCTTCCCTGGCGCTGCTGTTGATGCCCAACGCCTCCGCCCTCTGGATGGCCGTGGGTACGCTGTGGCTCATGGATTCCAGCATCAACATTTCGATGGAGCCTTTTCGAGCTTTGGTCGGTGACCTTTTGCCCGATGAGCAGCGCACGATGGGTTTCGCTGCCCAGACCTTTTTTATTGGCGTCGGTGCCGTGGTGGCCTCCATGCTGCCCTACATTTTCACCAATTACCTGAACGTGCCCAACACGGCCGGGCCGGGCGAAATTCCTCCGTCGGTGCGCTACGCGTTCTATATGGGCGGTGCGGCTTTTTTCGGGGCTGTGCTCTGGACGGTACTGCGCACCCGAGAATATCCGCCCGAAGACCTAGCCGCTTTTGAAGAGGAAAAACGCCGGACTGCCGGCTTTGTCAACGGGCTGCGCGAGTCGTTTATGGGAATCTTCCAGATGCCCCAAACGATGCGCCAACTGGCTGTGGTGCAGTTCTTTTCGTGGCTGGCGCTGTTCTCGCTCTGGATATACACTACGCAGGCCGTTACGGCGCACGTGTACCATACTTCCGACACGACTTCCAAGCTCTACAACGAAGGCGCCGACTGGGTGGGCGTTTGCTTCGCTGTATATAATGGCGTTTCGGCGGTGTTTGCGCTGTTGCTGCCCTTCATTGCTCGGGCCACCAGCCGCCGGTTCACGCACATGCTTTGCCTGATAGCCGGTGGGTTGGGCCTGATTTCCATCTATCTTATTCAGAATCCCAATTTCCTGTTGCTATCGATGGTGGGAGTGGGCATTGCTTGGGCCAGCATTCTTTCGGTGCCTTATGCTATGCTGGCTGGGTCGCTGCCCGCCAACAAGATGGGCTATTACATGGGTGTGTTCAACTTCTTCATCGTAATTCCGCAGGTGGTCGCCGGTCTGATTTTGGGCTGGGTTACCAAGCACCTATTCCACGATCAATCAGTGTACACGCTCGTGTTTGGGGGCTGCTCAATGATCTTATCGGGGCTGCTCACTCTGCGCGTTTCCGACGAAGGTGATGCGCGCCTGCCCATCGGTCCGCCGCCCTTGCCCGAACCCGGCTACGACGCACCTCTGCAAACGGACCCACGTCTGTAA
- a CDS encoding glycosyltransferase: MLVAFIFFGFFFSVCALMLWWLVRAKPVIVASSDCPRVSILVAARNEEAVIERCLASLTQLRYPTDKLEILIADDASTDNTAGVVRRFIADKPQFRLLTVRHRLGTARGKSNALAHLCRAATADYFFITDADMALPPDWIQTMLGAAPDGVGVVTGVTTCNTTLFGRLQGLDWLFGLSVIRLLTDHGLPVTAVGNNMLVTRAAYESIGGYEAMAFTVTEDLQLFSLIVAQGWGYRNLLDPRVLGVSVPQPTVRCLLQQRKRWMKGAVRLPWQLSALFGLYALFYVAVFWPGLLSLGSIAVLFSAKVLCQMVFLKITLRQAGRRESWAVLLGYELYLCLMSGAVLVYTVVPGPIQWKERRYRWAEG; this comes from the coding sequence ATGCTAGTAGCTTTTATCTTTTTCGGGTTCTTTTTTAGTGTTTGCGCGCTGATGCTGTGGTGGTTAGTTCGCGCGAAGCCGGTCATCGTCGCATCGTCAGATTGCCCGCGGGTGAGCATTCTGGTGGCGGCCCGCAACGAAGAAGCCGTAATCGAGCGGTGCCTGGCATCGTTGACGCAGCTGCGCTATCCCACTGATAAACTGGAGATACTCATCGCCGACGATGCCTCTACCGATAACACCGCCGGCGTCGTGCGGCGCTTCATTGCCGATAAGCCGCAGTTTCGGTTGCTCACGGTCAGGCACCGGCTGGGCACGGCTCGCGGCAAAAGCAACGCCCTAGCCCACCTGTGTCGCGCCGCCACAGCCGATTATTTCTTCATCACCGACGCCGACATGGCCCTGCCGCCCGACTGGATTCAGACCATGCTGGGCGCGGCTCCCGATGGCGTAGGCGTAGTAACCGGCGTCACGACCTGCAACACTACGTTGTTTGGACGCTTGCAAGGGCTGGACTGGCTGTTTGGCCTGAGCGTGATTCGCCTGCTCACCGACCACGGCTTGCCCGTAACGGCTGTCGGCAATAACATGCTCGTAACGCGCGCCGCTTACGAATCCATCGGCGGCTACGAGGCCATGGCCTTCACCGTCACAGAAGATTTGCAGCTGTTTTCGCTGATTGTCGCGCAGGGGTGGGGCTACCGCAACCTCCTCGATCCGCGGGTGCTGGGCGTATCGGTGCCGCAGCCTACGGTGCGGTGCCTGTTGCAGCAGCGCAAGCGCTGGATGAAGGGGGCCGTGCGGCTGCCGTGGCAACTGTCGGCGCTGTTTGGCCTGTACGCGCTGTTTTACGTGGCCGTGTTCTGGCCGGGCTTGTTATCGCTCGGCAGCATCGCCGTGCTGTTCAGTGCTAAAGTGCTGTGTCAGATGGTGTTTTTGAAAATCACGCTGCGGCAGGCCGGGCGCCGCGAATCGTGGGCGGTGCTGCTAGGCTATGAGCTTTACCTGTGCCTGATGTCGGGGGCGGTGCTGGTGTATACCGTGGTGCCGGGTCCTATTCAGTGGAAAGAGCGCCGCTATCGGTGGGCGGAGGGGTAA
- a CDS encoding M28 family metallopeptidase, which translates to MRLPYSLLFGNALLLSLLAGCQSKSSSTATTTDDTDAATDSIAIAAPPDGITAASIAEHIKVLSSNEFQGRKPFTPGEAKTTAYLADEFKKLGLKPGPNGSYFQDVPLVEITGMPAPTMTVAGQGKSLTLNYKTDYVAFTEQEKPVVAVQNSPLVFAGYGVVAPEYGWDDYAGRDVRGKTVVVLVNDPGNAGADSTVFKGQAMTYYGRWTYKYEEAARHGAAGLLIVHDTKPAAYPWSVVQSSWSGAKLYPQTPDKGASKCALEGWVTLDAAKRLFAAAGQNYEEAYAAANKKGFKPRPLNLTVSTSIRNKIRRTASKNVVAVLPGTTRADEYIVYTAHWDHLGIGPAVNGDSIYNGAVDNASGCAALLDIAKAFTQAKTKPGRTIVFLAVTGEEQGLLGSAYYAAHPLYPLAKTVADLNMDALSVNGPMKDLTVIGYGQSELDDYARAAAKEQGRYILPDQTPEKGSFFRSDHFSFAHVGVPALDANGRFESRANGRAFTKERSEDYEAHRYHQPADEYDPKWDLGGVEQDARLLFRVGQRLAGETTFPKWKTGSEFKAIREKSLGGV; encoded by the coding sequence ATGAGACTACCCTATTCTTTGCTATTTGGTAACGCTTTGCTGTTGAGCCTATTAGCGGGATGCCAAAGCAAATCGTCCTCTACCGCGACCACCACCGACGACACTGACGCGGCCACCGATTCAATCGCGATTGCTGCGCCCCCGGATGGCATTACCGCCGCCAGCATTGCCGAGCACATCAAAGTATTGTCGTCCAATGAGTTCCAGGGCCGCAAACCCTTTACGCCGGGCGAGGCGAAAACCACGGCGTATCTGGCTGATGAATTCAAAAAGCTTGGCCTGAAGCCCGGCCCCAACGGCAGCTACTTTCAGGATGTACCGCTGGTAGAAATCACGGGTATGCCCGCCCCGACCATGACCGTCGCCGGGCAGGGCAAAAGCCTAACGCTGAACTACAAAACGGATTACGTGGCCTTCACCGAGCAAGAGAAGCCGGTGGTGGCGGTGCAAAATTCGCCCCTGGTGTTTGCCGGCTACGGGGTGGTGGCGCCCGAGTACGGCTGGGACGACTACGCCGGGCGGGACGTGCGGGGCAAAACCGTGGTCGTGCTGGTCAACGACCCGGGCAACGCGGGCGCGGACTCGACCGTGTTCAAAGGCCAGGCCATGACCTACTACGGCCGCTGGACCTACAAGTACGAGGAGGCCGCCCGCCACGGCGCCGCCGGCCTGCTCATCGTCCACGACACCAAGCCCGCGGCCTATCCTTGGTCGGTAGTGCAAAGCAGCTGGTCGGGCGCGAAGCTCTACCCCCAAACGCCGGATAAAGGCGCCAGCAAGTGTGCCCTGGAAGGCTGGGTCACGCTGGACGCGGCTAAGCGCCTGTTTGCCGCCGCCGGCCAGAACTACGAGGAAGCCTACGCCGCCGCCAATAAGAAGGGCTTTAAGCCGCGGCCTTTAAACCTAACGGTCAGTACGTCAATACGTAACAAAATCCGGCGGACGGCTTCTAAAAACGTGGTGGCAGTGTTGCCGGGTACTACCCGCGCCGACGAATACATTGTGTATACCGCACACTGGGACCACTTGGGCATCGGGCCAGCCGTAAACGGCGACTCGATTTATAACGGCGCCGTTGATAACGCCAGCGGTTGCGCGGCTCTGCTCGACATCGCCAAAGCCTTCACGCAGGCCAAGACGAAACCCGGCCGCACCATTGTGTTTCTGGCCGTGACCGGCGAAGAGCAGGGTTTGCTGGGCTCGGCTTATTACGCAGCGCATCCGCTCTACCCGCTGGCCAAAACCGTGGCCGACCTGAACATGGATGCGCTTTCGGTAAACGGCCCCATGAAAGACCTGACGGTGATCGGCTACGGCCAGTCGGAGCTGGACGACTACGCCCGCGCCGCGGCCAAAGAGCAAGGCCGCTACATTCTGCCCGATCAAACGCCGGAGAAAGGCAGCTTCTTCCGCTCCGACCACTTCAGCTTTGCCCACGTAGGCGTGCCCGCCCTGGACGCCAACGGGCGGTTTGAGAGCCGCGCCAACGGCCGCGCCTTCACCAAAGAGCGCAGCGAAGACTACGAAGCACACCGCTATCACCAGCCCGCCGACGAATACGATCCGAAATGGGATTTGGGCGGCGTGGAACAAGATGCCCGCCTGTTGTTTCGGGTGGGGCAGCGCCTGGCCGGCGAAACTACCTTTCCGAAGTGGAAAACTGGCTCGGAGTTTAAAGCCATTCGGGAGAAAAGCTTGGGCGGCGTCTGA
- a CDS encoding esterase-like activity of phytase family protein, whose product MIKFSPTAVASCLFATAALLAGCKKDGPVMHGPDKMPTHVSSLRFIGEKIVPFKQDYNNTTIGGLSSIDYRPDKDKYYIMCDDASAFQPVRYYTADIDFDQTQFTNVNFTGVTTFKRPDGSLYPNTAADRYSAIDPEGLAYDPATSHLIWSSEGIRNVTVTPAVLTDPFLYEANLDGTFVASFALPSLFKIQSTENGTRSNGSFEGVSVVPNSRYVFTANEEPVYEDGPRADFGVAGSPIRLIKYDKMTHQPVAQYAYKLDAVHAAPIPADQFRLNGVVEMVAMSETKMLVMERSFAVGATPDYVVKIYEVDLDGATDISRVNSLKTAIYTPVSKRLVLDVASTGIKRVDNLEGMTFGPKLGNGHYSLVLVSDDNFGSSQITQFLAFEVIP is encoded by the coding sequence ATGATCAAATTCTCCCCAACGGCAGTCGCAAGTTGCCTGTTCGCTACCGCAGCCTTGCTGGCCGGCTGCAAAAAGGATGGTCCGGTTATGCATGGCCCCGACAAGATGCCCACGCACGTTTCGTCGTTGCGGTTCATCGGCGAAAAGATTGTGCCTTTCAAGCAGGACTACAACAATACCACGATAGGTGGGCTTTCGAGCATCGACTACCGCCCCGATAAGGACAAATACTACATCATGTGCGATGATGCAAGTGCTTTCCAACCAGTGCGTTACTACACTGCTGACATAGATTTTGACCAGACGCAGTTTACGAACGTGAATTTTACGGGCGTCACCACCTTCAAGCGGCCCGACGGCAGCCTTTACCCCAATACAGCCGCTGATCGCTACAGCGCTATCGACCCCGAGGGCCTTGCCTACGACCCCGCTACGTCGCACCTCATCTGGTCGAGCGAAGGCATTCGTAATGTGACGGTTACGCCGGCAGTGCTCACCGATCCTTTTCTGTACGAGGCCAACCTCGACGGCACCTTTGTCGCCTCCTTTGCACTGCCTTCTCTGTTTAAAATACAGTCTACCGAAAACGGCACGCGTTCCAACGGCTCGTTTGAAGGTGTCTCAGTCGTGCCCAATAGCCGCTATGTCTTTACGGCCAATGAAGAGCCTGTGTATGAGGACGGGCCGCGCGCCGATTTCGGCGTGGCCGGTTCGCCCATCCGCCTGATCAAGTACGACAAAATGACGCATCAGCCGGTAGCGCAGTATGCCTACAAGCTGGATGCCGTGCACGCGGCCCCCATTCCCGCCGATCAGTTCCGGCTGAACGGAGTGGTAGAAATGGTAGCCATGTCGGAAACGAAAATGCTGGTCATGGAGCGTTCTTTCGCCGTGGGAGCGACGCCGGATTACGTGGTTAAAATCTACGAAGTTGATCTGGACGGGGCCACCGATATATCGCGTGTAAACAGCTTAAAAACAGCTATTTACACGCCAGTAAGCAAGCGCCTCGTGCTGGACGTGGCCTCCACCGGCATCAAGCGCGTCGACAACCTCGAAGGCATGACTTTCGGCCCGAAATTGGGCAACGGCCACTACTCGCTGGTGCTGGTTTCCGACGACAATTTCGGCAGCTCCCAGATTACGCAATTCCTGGCGTTTGAAGTAATTCCATAA
- a CDS encoding M16 family metallopeptidase yields MTQKRLWLLGLGLSLSLHPMLAQQKTTAAKTKPKTVIVPAKATAGGARLVEKVTRKGSELVIPYEKYVLPNGLTVVVTEDHSDPLVHVDVTYHVGSAREQIGKSGFAHFFEHMMFQGSDHVADEQHFKLVTAAGGTLNGSTNRDRTNYYETVPANQLETALWLEADRMGFLLDAVTQQKFEVQRSTVKNERGQNYDNRPYGLAGENVSKALYPYGHPYSWMTIGYLEDLDRSNVDDLKNFFLRWYGPNNATLTVGGDVKPADVVRLAEKYFGPINRGPAVQNMKLPAPKLASDRYVSYQDNIRFPMLQLVFPSVPQNHPDEVALDALAEIIGSGRNSLLYKNLVKNQKAVLAQAYNQTTELAGQFTITARSFPGKGLDSTEVLVRKSLAEFERTGVSDDALARFKASREADLVNSLSSVSGKVSQLAANQTFTGNPNRLPIDVQQLGSLTKADVQRVYNQYIKGKHAVILSVVPKNAPTLVAHADNYQVSKDGYQAPKDEYAGLTYVKAKDTFDRGTQPKAGTNPVVQVPAVWQDQFENKLRIMGTRNAEIPTVTMLLTIRGGHRLEQNDRDKAGIAALTAAMLNEGSQKYTSEQFSAALDKLGSAIQVSAGNENTTVYVQTLTKNLPATMALLQERLLHPRFDQADFDRLKKQTLEGIANQVTQPVVIADNTYSRLLYGGLDIMSTPVSGTSASVRSITLDDVKKFYQQNYAPNVSYLTVVGDVDQKTAEAQMGFLKGWLQQGVNLPASPKTQQPDKTRIYFVNKDGAAQSEIRVGYLALPYDATGDYYRAYLANYILGGAFNSRINLNLREDKGYTYGARSGYSGSRFVGPFTASAGVRADATAASVKEFMKEIENYRNGITDEELQFLQASVGQSDALRYETGQQKAAFLARLLEYDLDKNYVQQQSTILKNLTKEDVKTSAQKYLPADHMYIVVVGDKKYLPEVQQLGYEVVELDADGNRLTPAVAAAPAAAAEPAPAPVETKKSKRKAKTEDGKKIKVKEKAGEAK; encoded by the coding sequence ATGACGCAAAAACGACTCTGGCTGTTGGGCCTGGGCCTCTCGCTCTCGCTGCACCCAATGCTGGCGCAGCAAAAAACCACTGCTGCCAAGACCAAACCCAAAACCGTAATCGTACCCGCCAAAGCTACCGCCGGCGGTGCGCGCTTAGTGGAAAAAGTAACCCGCAAGGGTTCGGAGCTGGTTATTCCGTACGAAAAATACGTGTTGCCCAACGGCCTGACGGTCGTTGTAACCGAAGACCACAGCGACCCGCTGGTGCACGTCGACGTGACCTACCACGTGGGCTCGGCGCGGGAGCAAATCGGTAAGTCGGGTTTCGCTCACTTCTTCGAGCACATGATGTTCCAGGGCTCCGACCACGTAGCCGATGAGCAGCATTTCAAGCTGGTTACGGCCGCCGGCGGCACTTTGAACGGCTCGACCAACCGCGACCGCACCAACTACTACGAAACCGTACCGGCCAACCAGCTCGAAACAGCCTTGTGGCTGGAAGCCGACCGCATGGGCTTTCTGCTCGATGCCGTTACCCAGCAAAAATTTGAAGTTCAGCGCTCTACCGTCAAAAACGAGCGCGGCCAGAACTACGACAACCGTCCCTACGGCCTGGCCGGCGAGAACGTATCGAAAGCGTTGTATCCGTACGGCCACCCGTATTCGTGGATGACCATCGGCTATCTGGAAGATTTGGACCGCTCGAACGTGGACGATCTGAAGAACTTCTTCCTGCGCTGGTATGGCCCCAACAACGCCACCCTGACCGTCGGCGGCGACGTGAAACCGGCTGATGTAGTACGCCTAGCAGAGAAATACTTCGGCCCGATCAATCGGGGCCCGGCCGTGCAGAACATGAAGCTGCCCGCGCCCAAGCTGGCCTCGGATCGTTATGTGAGCTACCAAGACAACATCCGCTTCCCGATGTTGCAACTGGTGTTCCCGTCGGTGCCGCAAAACCACCCCGATGAAGTAGCCCTCGACGCGTTGGCCGAAATTATTGGCTCGGGACGTAACTCATTGCTATACAAGAACTTAGTAAAGAACCAGAAAGCCGTTCTGGCGCAGGCCTACAACCAGACTACCGAGTTGGCTGGCCAGTTTACCATCACAGCCCGCAGCTTCCCCGGCAAAGGCCTCGACAGCACCGAAGTGCTCGTGCGCAAATCGCTGGCGGAGTTTGAGCGTACCGGCGTTTCCGACGATGCCTTGGCGCGCTTCAAAGCCAGCCGCGAAGCCGACTTGGTCAACAGCCTGTCGAGCGTGAGTGGCAAGGTTTCGCAATTGGCTGCTAATCAGACGTTCACTGGTAATCCTAATCGCTTGCCTATCGACGTGCAGCAGTTGGGTTCGCTGACCAAAGCCGATGTGCAACGTGTTTACAATCAATATATTAAAGGCAAGCACGCCGTGATCCTGAGCGTGGTGCCCAAAAATGCTCCCACGCTGGTTGCCCACGCCGACAACTACCAAGTGTCGAAGGATGGCTACCAGGCACCGAAAGACGAGTACGCCGGCCTGACTTATGTGAAGGCCAAGGACACGTTCGACCGCGGCACGCAGCCCAAAGCCGGTACCAACCCAGTGGTGCAGGTGCCCGCTGTGTGGCAGGACCAGTTTGAGAACAAGCTGCGCATTATGGGCACGCGCAACGCGGAAATCCCGACGGTTACCATGCTGCTGACCATTCGTGGTGGCCACCGCCTCGAGCAAAACGACCGCGACAAGGCGGGCATCGCTGCGCTCACGGCGGCCATGCTCAACGAAGGCTCGCAGAAATACACCAGCGAACAATTTAGCGCCGCCCTCGACAAGCTGGGCAGTGCCATTCAGGTGAGCGCCGGCAACGAAAACACAACGGTGTACGTGCAAACGCTGACCAAAAACCTGCCGGCTACGATGGCGTTGTTGCAGGAGCGCTTGCTGCACCCACGCTTCGACCAGGCTGATTTTGACCGCCTTAAGAAGCAAACCTTGGAAGGCATTGCCAACCAGGTGACGCAGCCGGTAGTCATTGCCGACAATACGTATTCGCGTTTGCTCTACGGCGGCCTCGACATCATGAGCACGCCGGTAAGCGGCACCAGCGCCAGCGTGCGCAGCATCACGCTCGACGACGTGAAGAAGTTTTATCAGCAGAACTACGCCCCCAACGTGAGCTACCTGACGGTGGTCGGTGACGTCGATCAGAAGACGGCGGAAGCGCAGATGGGCTTCCTGAAAGGCTGGCTGCAACAAGGCGTAAACCTGCCCGCCAGCCCCAAAACCCAGCAGCCGGACAAAACGCGGATCTACTTCGTGAACAAGGACGGGGCGGCGCAGTCGGAAATCCGCGTCGGCTACCTGGCCCTGCCTTATGACGCGACTGGAGATTATTACCGCGCTTACCTCGCCAACTATATCCTGGGCGGTGCTTTCAACTCGCGCATCAACCTCAACCTGCGCGAAGACAAAGGCTATACCTACGGCGCTCGCTCGGGCTATTCGGGCTCGCGTTTTGTGGGGCCTTTCACGGCCTCGGCCGGCGTGCGCGCCGATGCTACGGCGGCTTCGGTAAAGGAGTTCATGAAGGAGATCGAGAACTACCGCAACGGCATCACTGACGAAGAACTACAATTCCTGCAAGCCTCTGTGGGTCAGAGTGATGCGTTGCGTTACGAAACGGGCCAGCAGAAAGCTGCCTTCCTGGCGCGCCTGCTCGAGTACGACCTCGACAAGAACTACGTGCAACAGCAGAGCACCATCTTGAAAAACCTGACGAAGGAAGATGTCAAAACGTCGGCGCAGAAATACCTGCCCGCCGACCATATGTACATTGTAGTGGTTGGCGACAAAAAGTATTTGCCTGAAGTGCAACAGCTTGGCTACGAAGTAGTTGAGTTGGATGCTGACGGCAACCGCCTGACGCCTGCCGTAGCCGCTGCTCCGGCCGCCGCTGCCGAACCTGCGCCTGCGCCCGTCGAAACCAAAAAGTCGAAGCGCAAAGCCAAGACAGAAGACGGTAAGAAAATCAAGGTGAAGGAAAAGGCTGGCGAAGCCAAATAG